The Mangrovimonas cancribranchiae nucleotide sequence CCACTTGACGCTTTAAGAGCATTAGAACTAGACAATTGGTTTGCCGCTAATGGCCTTAACTGGATTTTTATGGCAGTTGGTTTTGTAGCTTTTATTTATTGGATGGGTCAGTTGAAAAAATTCAACGACAACAACGAAGAAAATAAAAGTATTACAGCGCATAAATACTTATAAGTCGAAACCAATATCTTTACGATAATACATCTTATCAAAATGTAGTTTTTCTATATTTTGATAAGATTTTTTTAGTGCTTCTTTGTAAGTTTTACCATAACTAGTCATAGCTAAAACACGTCCACCAGAAGTTACAATTTTTCCATCTTTTACTACAGCTCCAGCATGAAATGGTATAGAACTTTCTATATCTTCTAATCCGGTGATTTCTTTACCTTTTTCGTAAGCTTCTGGATAGCCGCCTGAAACCATCATAACCGTAGTTGCAGCACGGTCGTCAATCTCAACATTAATTGTATTTAATGTTTGATTAGAAATAGCTTCAAAAATATCGACTAAATCATTTTTTAATCTTGGTAAGACCACTTCGGTTTCTGGGTCGCCCATTCTTACATTATATTCTATAACTTTTGGATCGTCTCCTACTTTTATTAAACCAATAAAAATAAACCCTTTATAAGGTAAGTTGTCTTTTTGAAGTCCTAAAACCGTTGGTTTTACTATGCGTTCTTCAATTTTATTAAGAAAGTCTTTAGTTGCAAACGGCACTGGGGAAACGGCTCCCATGCCACCAGTATTTAGGCCTGTGTCGCCTTCGCCAATACGTTTGTAATCTTTGGCTGTTGGCAGTACTTTATAATTCTTCCCATCGGTTAACACAAAACAACTCAACTCAATACCATCTAAAAATTCTTCTATAACAACTTTAGAACTTGCGTTTCCAAACTTCGCATCAACAAGCATATTTTTAAGTTCGGCTTTGGCGTCTTCCAAATCGTTTATAATTAAAACGCCTTTTCCTGCTGCTAATCCATCGGCTTTTAATACATAAGGAGGATTTAAAGTTTCTAAAAATTGATAACCTTCTTCTACAGTCTCCTTATTAAAGCTTTGGTATGCCGCCGTTGGTATATTATGACGACTCATAAATTCC carries:
- a CDS encoding DUF6341 family protein, translated to MKDFFYAIQDLFVNVLFTPLDALRALELDNWFAANGLNWIFMAVGFVAFIYWMGQLKKFNDNNEENKSITAHKYL
- the purD gene encoding phosphoribosylamine--glycine ligase, encoding MTILILGSGGREHTFAWKTAQSSKCTKLYVAPGNSGTAAIAENVNIGVTDFKAIKQLVLDKNIDMVVVGPEDPLVQGIHDMFLNDDALKHVAVIGPQKAAAELEGSKEFAKEFMSRHNIPTAAYQSFNKETVEEGYQFLETLNPPYVLKADGLAAGKGVLIINDLEDAKAELKNMLVDAKFGNASSKVVIEEFLDGIELSCFVLTDGKNYKVLPTAKDYKRIGEGDTGLNTGGMGAVSPVPFATKDFLNKIEERIVKPTVLGLQKDNLPYKGFIFIGLIKVGDDPKVIEYNVRMGDPETEVVLPRLKNDLVDIFEAISNQTLNTINVEIDDRAATTVMMVSGGYPEAYEKGKEITGLEDIESSIPFHAGAVVKDGKIVTSGGRVLAMTSYGKTYKEALKKSYQNIEKLHFDKMYYRKDIGFDL